CGCCGGATCGCCGAGCAACGCCGCGGCGATACCCAGCCGCTGCCGCATCCCCAGCGAGAACTCGCCGACCCGCCGTCCGGCGACCTCGGCCAGCCCGGCCAGCCCGAGTACCTCGTCCACTCGCGAGCGACGAATCCCGTTCGCGGCCGCCAGCACCCGCAGATGCGCGACCGCGGTCCGCGATGCCAGCACGTCACCGGCGTCCAGCAGCGCGCCGACGACATGCAGTGGACGGATCAGCTCGCGATAGCGTTTGCCCGCCACCAGCACCTCCCCGCTCGACGGGGTAGCGAGGCCGAGAATCATCCGCAGCGTCGTCGTCTTGCCCGATCCGTTCGGGCCGAGGAACCCGGTCACCCGGCCCGGCGCCACAGTGAACCCCACGTCCCGCACCGCGACCGTCCGGTCATAAGCCTTGGTCAAGCCTCTTGCTTCGATCACCTCCCGACCATAGGTCGCCTCCCCCACCACCCACATCCCACCGCAGAGCCCACTTCGGCGTAGCTCGCACGAGCGACGACCCCTGCGCTCAGCGGGCGAATTCGTGGTAAAGGCGGGTGAGTTCCTCGGCGAGGGTGTGGGCGGCGGCGCAACCGCTGCGCGCGGTGACCTCGACGGTCTCGGTCTGGGCGCCGCTCGCGGTATCGGGCGGGTCGGTCGCGATATAGATCGCGCAGGTGCCCGGTGCGGTGTCGATGGGCTTGGGGTCCTCCAAGGCCTGGAATCCACCGATAGTCAATTCCCGTTGCCCGCGTAGCGGTTTCATGTGGTCATAGCTCCGGTAGCTGTACTGGACCGTGCGGAAGCTCGACTCATCCCCTTCGTCCAGGTAGAAGTCACACCAGAACGGGTAGTCGACGAAGTCCGGAGCCAGCACGGGACGATGTCCGGGCCCGACCTTGCCGAGCACGGCGCACGGGTCGATGGACGCCAATCGTGAATTCATCCGCGGATACTTCGATTCCGCGCGTAGCGGGCGACCGGCTTGCTGCGCAGTGGGTGCTGCGGCGAGGTCGGCAGCCATGTTGCACGCTTCCACCGGCGTCGGTGGATCGCCGATGTTCCGCCGCAGTGTCACGCCGAAATCGACGCCATAGCTGTCGTTCAGGCGCAGCTGGGCAGAACACGAGTTGCCGGACTCGTCCGCATGATGGATCCACACCGTGGTGCCCGCGACCACGCGCGGCACCGCGTCCGGCACCACTCTGCCGAGGTCGATCGTGATCCGCGGACCGTCGAACCAGATCTCGCACGGCCCGAAGACGAAGCCCGCCGCGCCGCTCATCACCGGCTTCCCGATCCGGCTCAGCGCCATGGCATCGACGTAGCCACAGGGATCCAGCGCTCGAATACTGTTGCGAAAGTCGATCTTTTCCTTGTCCGCCGCCGACAGCTGATCCGTGTACGACGGTAACACCGGCAGTTCCGGACCTTCCTGCGGTGCCGCCGTGGCACACGAACACAAGGCCGCGGTGGCGACAGACGACAACACGATCGCGATGACGAGAACGATTCTTCGCTTGCTGCGCGTCAACTCACGCGCGGGGATCGACATGCGGCAAAGGTAGTCGGTGGCCGATCGCCTCGCAGTTGTGGCGAGTTACGGTAGCTTTGGACACCGTGAACCTGACTCTCGTCGCGGCCAGCTCGATCATCGCTGCGGTGACCGCGTTCGGTGCGACGATGTACGAGTTGTGGCAATCCAGCAGCAAGGAAGGCAGATGGCCGTGGCGATCCGAACAGGAGTCCGCCGCAGGGGATCTCACTCGCCCGCCACAAGGTTTCTGGTGGTGTAGCAATGTCGGTCTGCGCATGCTCGCGACAGCCGTGCTCGCCGGCACCCTGGCCGGCGCGGGCTGGATAGCCGATGCCAAAGCCGGAATCGCGGTCGGACTCACCGGCGCACTGTCTTTGAGTTCTCTCGCGGGCGCCAAAGACACCGGCGTTGTCCCCGCGACACCGGCGCAACCAGCCGAGGGGGAGATATGAACTCCATCCTGAGCACTTGGCGGCGCCCTGCCGGGCGTACGCTCGCCAGGCCTGCCACCTTCCTCGACCGGGTTGCGGCCGCCATGTCCAACCGTCCGCTTCCCAGCGCATCCCCCACCTCACCCCCGGACATCGGCCGATCGCCGCACAGCGATCGTCATGCGGGCGATAGATCCGAATACTCCGCACCGCTGATGGTAATTCCCGCCTGGCGCAGTGAACTTCAGGATGCGTCCACCACCGATGACCCAGAGCTGCCCACACATCACGTCCACCAGGACGGAAAAGACTTTGCATGGGCACCATTCGACAATCGCTACCTGCTCACGGTGTCCCTGGCCACGGCCTCGATCGATGCTGATCTCCTCAGAATTCATGCCGTCGGTCAGCCGACGACAGCCGACCTGCTGCTCGTACTGCATCCTGGTCCGGACAACCGTCGCATCGGCCGGATCATCACCACCATCGCCGGTTACGACGAGCTGACGCTCACTGCGATCCTGGCCACGGAACTCCACGCCGCGTTTCGCGAGCAGATCATCGCCGCGATCGGTGCGTCCCTCACCGGTGAACGCAACGCCTGGCGGCGAATCGCGCGCAACCTTCATGCCGACGATCCCGTTCGGCGCGCGATCGTCGACGGACTCGAGCAGACGTGAAACCTCGGCCGCGCTGTGCTCGCGTCCACAGCGGCGAAATCCAGGTGACACCAACGGTCGCTATCACGGTGGCGGCGCCGAAATCGACGTGATTGCTTCACCTTTCATCGATTGACGACCGCCTCGTCGAGTCACGAGCGGGAAGGCACTGATGGTGGACCCAGAGCGGGCGCCCGATTATGACGAGCGTGCGTTGCGTGAGCTCTATGAACAGCTCACCGGCTCACGGGCACAACCGACTTGGCCAGGGCAGTGCCGACATGCGTTCTCGGACAGCACGACACGTGGTCTGCTCGACCCCACCACGCGCGAAGCGCATGCCCTGACGCGCTATTCACGGCAGTGGCGGACCGACCCGCTCCGGGACGAGGCCGAGACGCCGAACCAGTCCGATAGCGTGCGTACTCCGTTCGACTACTCCGCCGCATTGGCAGTAGCGCATCTCACCGGCGCGATCGCCGGTACCTGTGACCCCGCACAGGGTGTCCGGACATTCCTGGACCACTTCGCTGCCAGCGGACTCTGCTCGGTGGGCACCCCCTTCGTCGCCGGGCCTCGACCACCCGGTCCCGCCACACTGGTGCAGGTATTCGCACAGCTGTGGCGCGATGCGCCGGCGCGGCTGCGGGGTTTCGCGATCCTGACCGCCCTGGAGGTCGCCGGAGTACGCCCGACCGGACGACGCACGACCGAAATCCCCGTCCTGCTCGTCGCCAGCGATCGCGACAGCAATGGCAACGAAAAGGGCGAGGTCGGCCGACTGACTCTGCACCTACTCGAATCCGGCCCCAGCGGAATGCATCCCGACCCGGCCTGGAGCGGCTTCACCCAACCCGACTCCGAATTCATCCGAAGCCTGCACACCGCCTGGAACAGCAGCACACTCACAGACACCGACTCGTGTGTGGTCTGGTCCGTCACCGGCGAACACGGCGGTCCCTACGCGAGGCTGCGTGGCGCCTCGATGAGCGTCGCGATAGCGATAGCGCTCAACGACCTCGCGCCCCGCCACCCGCGATTGCGCGCACTCAGGCCACACACGCTCGACCCCAAAACCACAGCCACTGCCGATCTGCACGCCGACGGCACACTCGCGCATGTCACCGGCTACGCGTCCAAACTCCCTGCCGCGAACAGCAAAGGCCTGCGGATCATCGTCCCCCTCGATGACCACAACGAAGCCAAAGGCTCTGTACCCCAAGGCTTCTGTCCGCAACTCGTACCTGCCCGCACACTGCCGGACGCAATCGCCGAGGCAAGAATCAGACCCAACCCCACCCGACGGGTTGTGGCGCTCGCCATCGCGATGGTTGCCGTCTTGGCGGGCGCATGGACCTGGGTACTCGACGCGAACCACCGCACCGAACTCGAGGTGACGCGCTCCCGGCAACTCGCGGACACCGCGCGCACGCTGCGCGAGGTCGATCCCGCCATCGCCCAGCAACTAGCGCTGGCGGCGCTACGCATTGCCGACACTCCCCAAGCGCGCACGGAGTTGCTCAGCTCCTCGGCGGGCGATGTGCCGTACCGCATCATCGAGGCCGGAACCATGCTCACCACCGCCCCGAACACTGACCGACTCGCCGCCGCCACCCCTGACGGCCGAGTGACATCCGGAACGGTCACCGCCAGCGGAATCAACGAGTTGTATAGATTCCCACTAGGTTTCGAGGTGTCGGGCATCTCGCTCAGTCCCGATGGGCAGCGACTCACCGCCTGGCATCAGATCGATCGGAAGCAGTGCACGCCATTCGGCAACGATGCGGTCAGCTGTGCCGCCGTCCCGGGCACCGCGCGCGTTCAAGTGTGGGATATGAACGGTCGACCACGCCCGATCTACGACCTTCCCGTCGGGGACTACGAAGTCGTCTCCACCGCGACCGCCGCGAACTCGCACGAGATAGCCGTAGGGACGCGAAACGGCAAGATCCTGCGATGGGACATCAGCAGTGACGCCGCACCGGCGCCGCTCCCCACCCTCGAGCTTCCCAGTGGCTACCCCATAGTGGCGTACAGCCCGGCCGGAACACTGCTGGGTGCAGCCGGGACCGTGTCACCAGGGCAAACCAACCAGGTGCGCATCTGGGACACCACACGAGTCCGCACCGACGGCGCGGTCCCGGATTTCGATCGTCCGCCGACCGGCATCGCCGTCATGACGAACCAGACGCGCCGACTGATGTTCAGTCCCGACAGCCGAGCTTTGATCCTCCGCAACTCGAAACTTCCCGGTCTGGAATTCTTCGACCTCAGCAACGGACCGGCCCACGCCGAACCCACCAGCGTCGTCACACCGATCGGAACCAGCACCGACCGACAACCGCTGCGGGATCTGGACTACTCCAGCGACGGCGCTTACCAAGCCACCGTCGAACAAGGCCGAGTAATCACTGTGAACTCCAGCGACGCAGACAAAGGCCGAACCCTGCACACACCCGCAGACATCTCTTCTGTGCACTTCCTGCGGCAAGGACGCTCACTCGCAGCCGCAACCAGCGACGGAACGGTCTGGATATGGTCGTTACCGACGCAGCGCACAGACTTCGGCATTGCCATCGACGCTCTTCCGAACACACCGGGTCCGGGGAACTCCGTGAGTGCGCCGCTGTTACGTCAATGGAACTCCATCGGAGCGGGATTTCTTTCCAGCCGGCAACTCGACGCAGCGATCATCACCCGAGACATGGACGCTTGGAGGTCTGCCGAAGCAAGAAAGAACTTCGACGGACTGCACACCACCGTGTCGGCCAACGGCCGAGTCGCAGCGATCAGCGATGGCAGCAGCGGCGTATACCTATGGGATCCCGGAGCGCCCGGTCAGAACGCCGCACCGACGCCATGGCGCGCGACCCGGCGGCTACCCCCGGTCGATGGCCTATCGAGCGGAAGCGGTTCTGTCGTGATGAATCCCAGCGGGACGCTCCTCGCTGTCGCATCGCCTTCGAAGATAGCAATCTGGAACCTCGAGGAGGTCGCCGACGCGTCGACAAACCCTCGCGTCCTGGACAACGACAACCCGCTCGACCAGCCGGGCATCTACCCTGAGCATCCCACCATGGCCATCACCGACACCGGTGTCCTGGCTGTACTCACCCGCGGCAACGATATCGACGTGTGGGATCTCCGTGGCTCGCCCGTCCCCCACAAGAAGACCATTGCGCGCAATGACATGACAGCAGATCCGCATGTGATCGCCCTCAATCATCAAGGTGTGCTTGCTATTTCGAACGGCGCCGCAGTGGAGATCCGTCGCACCGACGGAAGCCGAGCAGTGACCACCATTGCGGGACCGTCAGGTGATCGAGCAAACATATCCGCTCTCGCTTTCGCAGCCCATGGCACCGAACTCGCGATCGGTCGCGACGGATCGATCGAGATATGGGACGTCGCGAACCCCGTATCACCACAGGTGATGCTGGAGTTGCACACGGTTGACGATGGTCCCCGGCATGTCAGCTTCGCGGGAACTCCCGGCTATCTCGTGACCGCCACCAGCAATGCCTTCCCGGCCCGCGTCTACACCCTTCGAACCGAGGAACTCGCCGCAGCCATTTGCGAGAGTAAGACGGCACTCCTCACTGCGGCGGAATGGCAAACCTACGCCAAGGAAGTCGCCATGCCGGCCTTGTGCTGAGCGACGGCTGCACCCGTTCAGACTGTGCCGCCACGGGTCAGTGGGCCGAGGCGGGGGTTTCGGTGGCCGGGGTGGCTGCGCGGGCTTTACGGCGGGCGGCGATCAAGAGAGTCAGGATCGACAGCCAGGCGAGGAGGAGGGGGCTCGGGCCGCCGAGCAGGTCGCAGGCGGTGATCCAGAGCGCGAGGGTGCAGGTGAGAAGCGGGGGTGGGATCAGATTGTGGTGGCCCATATGGGTGATGGCCCAGCCGACCAGGAGTAAGGGGATACCGAAGCTGGCCACCGAGACGAAGAAGGCGCCCAGGATCGGTTGGGGCGCTCGCAGATCCAGGGAGCTGTCCCAGAGGTCGCCGGCCAGCCAGTCGTCGAAGAAGCCGCGGGTGAGGATGAGCGCGCCGACTGTGTGGCCGGCGCCGAGCAGGGTGATCAGACGGCCGGCCCAGACTACTGAGCGGGCGCTGTCGAAGGTTTTGGTTGTCATGGTTCGACTGTTCTGCACGGCGGTGCTCACCACTTCCCGCCGGGGAGTGAATCGACTCCCCCATTCGAGTGAATCGCCGTATCCGGTGTTCTGAGATGATCGACGGGTGCAATTCCGGCAGACGCTGCGATCGGCGACGGGCCCGCTGGTGCGCCCGTCGACCTATCTGCGCGGCGTCTATCTGGCTCTCGGCGGGGTCGCGGCGATCCCCTACGTCGGCCTCGCGGCAACCTTCGTGATCGGGTTGCGGCGCGACGGGGCCACCGCGGGTGACCTGGCCCTCGTCATCGCCCTCGCCGCCGGTACGGCTGTGGTCGCCGTGGGCGTGACATTGCTCCCGGCGGTGCGGGTGCTCGAAATCGTCGTTGCCCGAGCGCTTTTGGGAGTCAGGCTGCCGGACCCGGACCCGGCTTCGAGCCGCGCGTGGGAGTCGCGGACACGGGGAGCCGTCTGGTATTTCCTGACGCTGGTGATCGGTGGTTGCGCGACGAGTGTGTTCATTTGGGCCGTCCCGACCGCCGCGACGATGCTCGTCGTGCCGTTCGTCGGCTCGCACGAGGCGACGCTGCATCTGACCGAGCGGTTCACGGTTTCGGCGCCCGACCTGCCGACGGCCATTCTGACCGGTGGTGCGGGCGCCGGGTTACTGGTCGGCGCGGTGTACGTCGTGGCGGGGGCCGGTTCGCTGCTGGTGCGGCTGGCGCCGGCGTTACTCGGGCCGACCCAGGCCGATCAGGTGGCGGCACTGCGCCGCCAAGAGCGCAAGCTCGCCGCGGGCAACCGCCTCGCCCGCGAACTGCACGATTCGGTCGGCCACGCGTTGACGGCGATGACGATGCAGGCAGGGGCCGCCGGACGGGTGCTCGACGACGATCCGGAGTTCGCCCGGCGCGCGCTGCGGCAGATCGAGGTAGTCGGACGAGCCGCCCTGGACGAACTCGACCAGGCGCTCGGAATGCTGCGCCGGGGCGTCGACGAGGAGCTGTCCGGCTCGACCCTCGCGGGCCTCGAGCAACTCATCGCCGGCTGCCACGGCGCGCGGATCGCGACCACGATAGTCGGCGATCTGAATACCGTGCCCGGCTTGGTATCTCGCGAGGCTTTCCGGGTACTGCAGGAAGCACTGACCAACGCCGTGCGGCACGGTGACGGTGGCGCAATCGATCTCGTCGTTCGTGCGGCCCCGCCGATCGTTCGGCTCGAGGTGTCGAACGGTGTGGCTGGTGGGTCGCCGACCGGTCACGGCCGGGGGTTGATCGGTATGCGGGAACGGGTTCTGGTGCTCGGCGGCGAATTACGAGCAGGCGCGACAGGCGCGCGATGGACGGTCGATGCCACCCTGCCGTGGGTGGTGACGCCGTGATCACGGTGCTGATCGTCGACGACGATCCGCTGGTGCGCACCGGCTTACGCGCGATCATGGACGCCGAGCGCGACATCGAGGTGGTGGGCGAGGCGCAGGACGGCAGCGAGGTGCTCGACCGGGTCAGCGCAACGCGCCCGGACGTCGTGCTGATGGACGTCCGGATGCCGACCGTGGACGGTATCGCCGCCACCAGAATTCTGTTGGCCGCCTTGACCGATCCGCCGAAGGTAGTGGTGATCACCACCTTCGAGAACGACTCGTACGTCTACGACGCGCTGCGCGTCGGCGCGGCGGGCTTCCTGCTCAAGCGGGCTCGGCCAGAAGAATTCACGCAGGCCGTCCGCACTGTCGCGACCGGTGACTCGGTACTGTTCCCGAGCGCGATCCGCGCGCTGGTCGCGGCGCGCCCACCCTTGCCGAACAGCCTTCTGGCACAGGCGAAACTGACCGACCGCGAAAACGAAGTACTACGCGCCATGGCGAGCGGCTTGACCAACGCCGAGATAGCGGCCGCGATGTTCCTCGGCGTCGAAACCGTCAAAACCCATGTCCGCAACGTCTTGATGAAACTGCGCGCCCGAGACCGCACCCAGGCGGTCATCACCGCCTACGAGTCCGGCTTCATCACACCCGGCCGCTGACTGACGCAGCTCACGCCCGTTGGGTTCACCCGAAAGGGGTGAGCAGCAAGGGGATGCGGCGGAGGGCGTCGAGGGTGGGCGGGAGGGCGGCCAAGGCGGTGATGGCGCGCATGCAGATGGCGTAGTCGGCCTCGCCCGGCTCCAGGTAGTCGAATTCGAGGGTGCCCGCGGCTTCGAAGGCCGCTCGGAGGTCGGCGGGGAGGTCGGCCAGGTCGGTGTCGAGTTCGAGGTCGTCGACGTTGATCCAGGCGATCTCGTTGCCGTCGGTGCAGTAGGTCAGGCTGGCGTCGGCATTGATGGAGTAATAGCTCGTCGCCGCGACTCGCCCGCCGGCCGACAGGGCTGCCACATCGTCGGTGGCCCCGCCGTCGTCGTAGACGAAGGTCCAGTCGCCGATCCGGCCGGCCAGCAGCGTCGCGGCGGAGTCACCGCGCTCACCGCCGAGCGCCGCCGCGGGCAGGGAGGTCCACTCGTCCGGCTTGCCGACCGGTAGTTCGCACTGCCGGAACAGCGGCGCCTTGGCCCCCAGCGCCTCGAGCGCCGCGCCGGGATCGAGCCCACGGACGACGTGCACACAGTGATTGGGGTCGTCGTTCGCCAGCTCGCTGATCCACAGCGGTACGCCTTCGGTATCAAGCGTATTCGGCGGGAAGCCGGGTGTTGCCATACATCCCTCATCTACCGGTGATCTTGCGGGTGCGCTGTCGGTGCCACAGAACGACCCTGCGGTCTCGACCCCGTGAACATAGTTCACCTGATCTTGTTTCGCTATGCGCCGTCGGGGGTGCCGAGGACGACCGCGCCAGGACCGCAACACGATTCGCCCCAGCACGAGCAGCCCGACCGGACGCGACGGCCGGGCTGATCGCGATCTTGCTGGGGTGCGGGTGGGAGGTTCAGCGCTGCGGCAGCGCCAGCAAGAATGGGGCACTCCGAATCGTCTGTTCGCTCAAGGTGATACCGATTTCGAGTCGATCGTTTTCCCGGAGCCGGAACTCGCAGATTCCCGTGCGGACGTCCCTGGCTGTTCGACGATTTCTGTCGTCACAACCGGTGGAGACCGCGATCGCCCGCGCAACCCATTTCCCCGGTGGCAGGCAGCTGATACTGAAAGCTCCCCGATCCGGGATATTGAGTAACGCAACGGCGGAGGTCAGCGGGTTTGCCGCGGAGTATATACTCATATACCTGCGGCTGGCCATGATTCCGCCCGGATCGGTCAATTTCCCACACAGTAACGGCCTGCTGGAATCCCTGCCACAATATGTGTGTTGCTCGGACCATCTCAGCGGAACATGTTCGCCGCGGATGTAGCGCCGATACTGTGACGGACTGAGTCCGACCGCTTCGGTGAATCGTGACGTGAAGGTCCCGTAACTCAAATACCCGACAGCATATGAGATCTCAGAAACTTTCATAGAAGTGGACGCCAATAACTTCTTGCTGCGCGCCAGCCGGATGGCCGCGAGAAACCGAACCGGCGACCAGCCGGTTTCTACGCGAAACCGTCTGACGAAGTGGAACTTACTGCATTTCGCCACGTCGGCGAGGTCATCCAAGGAAACTTGCTGCCCACAATTTTCCCACATGTACTTGATGCTGTCAGCGATATGATCGGACACGAACTCTCCAAACTCATAACAATCCAGGATGCCCGAGCCGGCAGCAGAATCAAGCCTTCCGCAGCCGTACGGCTGCGGAATAGCTGCAAAATAGCGTCTTTGCTGGGACAGCGAAACGAGGCCGCTGCCGCTGATTTTCACTGACCGGCCGCCTCCGGCACCGAGGTCGAACCATTCAGGTGTCGCTCCCAAGACCGCACGCTCATTACGAAAATGTCGGTGACCCATCGGCCGTGGG
This genomic stretch from Nocardia brasiliensis ATCC 700358 harbors:
- a CDS encoding WD40 repeat domain-containing protein, giving the protein MVDPERAPDYDERALRELYEQLTGSRAQPTWPGQCRHAFSDSTTRGLLDPTTREAHALTRYSRQWRTDPLRDEAETPNQSDSVRTPFDYSAALAVAHLTGAIAGTCDPAQGVRTFLDHFAASGLCSVGTPFVAGPRPPGPATLVQVFAQLWRDAPARLRGFAILTALEVAGVRPTGRRTTEIPVLLVASDRDSNGNEKGEVGRLTLHLLESGPSGMHPDPAWSGFTQPDSEFIRSLHTAWNSSTLTDTDSCVVWSVTGEHGGPYARLRGASMSVAIAIALNDLAPRHPRLRALRPHTLDPKTTATADLHADGTLAHVTGYASKLPAANSKGLRIIVPLDDHNEAKGSVPQGFCPQLVPARTLPDAIAEARIRPNPTRRVVALAIAMVAVLAGAWTWVLDANHRTELEVTRSRQLADTARTLREVDPAIAQQLALAALRIADTPQARTELLSSSAGDVPYRIIEAGTMLTTAPNTDRLAAATPDGRVTSGTVTASGINELYRFPLGFEVSGISLSPDGQRLTAWHQIDRKQCTPFGNDAVSCAAVPGTARVQVWDMNGRPRPIYDLPVGDYEVVSTATAANSHEIAVGTRNGKILRWDISSDAAPAPLPTLELPSGYPIVAYSPAGTLLGAAGTVSPGQTNQVRIWDTTRVRTDGAVPDFDRPPTGIAVMTNQTRRLMFSPDSRALILRNSKLPGLEFFDLSNGPAHAEPTSVVTPIGTSTDRQPLRDLDYSSDGAYQATVEQGRVITVNSSDADKGRTLHTPADISSVHFLRQGRSLAAATSDGTVWIWSLPTQRTDFGIAIDALPNTPGPGNSVSAPLLRQWNSIGAGFLSSRQLDAAIITRDMDAWRSAEARKNFDGLHTTVSANGRVAAISDGSSGVYLWDPGAPGQNAAPTPWRATRRLPPVDGLSSGSGSVVMNPSGTLLAVASPSKIAIWNLEEVADASTNPRVLDNDNPLDQPGIYPEHPTMAITDTGVLAVLTRGNDIDVWDLRGSPVPHKKTIARNDMTADPHVIALNHQGVLAISNGAAVEIRRTDGSRAVTTIAGPSGDRANISALAFAAHGTELAIGRDGSIEIWDVANPVSPQVMLELHTVDDGPRHVSFAGTPGYLVTATSNAFPARVYTLRTEELAAAICESKTALLTAAEWQTYAKEVAMPALC
- a CDS encoding sensor histidine kinase, which gives rise to MQFRQTLRSATGPLVRPSTYLRGVYLALGGVAAIPYVGLAATFVIGLRRDGATAGDLALVIALAAGTAVVAVGVTLLPAVRVLEIVVARALLGVRLPDPDPASSRAWESRTRGAVWYFLTLVIGGCATSVFIWAVPTAATMLVVPFVGSHEATLHLTERFTVSAPDLPTAILTGGAGAGLLVGAVYVVAGAGSLLVRLAPALLGPTQADQVAALRRQERKLAAGNRLARELHDSVGHALTAMTMQAGAAGRVLDDDPEFARRALRQIEVVGRAALDELDQALGMLRRGVDEELSGSTLAGLEQLIAGCHGARIATTIVGDLNTVPGLVSREAFRVLQEALTNAVRHGDGGAIDLVVRAAPPIVRLEVSNGVAGGSPTGHGRGLIGMRERVLVLGGELRAGATGARWTVDATLPWVVTP
- a CDS encoding response regulator transcription factor, with protein sequence MDGRCHPAVGGDAVITVLIVDDDPLVRTGLRAIMDAERDIEVVGEAQDGSEVLDRVSATRPDVVLMDVRMPTVDGIAATRILLAALTDPPKVVVITTFENDSYVYDALRVGAAGFLLKRARPEEFTQAVRTVATGDSVLFPSAIRALVAARPPLPNSLLAQAKLTDRENEVLRAMASGLTNAEIAAAMFLGVETVKTHVRNVLMKLRARDRTQAVITAYESGFITPGR
- a CDS encoding DUF6461 domain-containing protein, with the translated sequence MATPGFPPNTLDTEGVPLWISELANDDPNHCVHVVRGLDPGAALEALGAKAPLFRQCELPVGKPDEWTSLPAAALGGERGDSAATLLAGRIGDWTFVYDDGGATDDVAALSAGGRVAATSYYSINADASLTYCTDGNEIAWINVDDLELDTDLADLPADLRAAFEAAGTLEFDYLEPGEADYAICMRAITALAALPPTLDALRRIPLLLTPFG
- a CDS encoding helix-turn-helix domain-containing protein; translated protein: MKISGSGLVSLSQQRRYFAAIPQPYGCGRLDSAAGSGILDCYEFGEFVSDHIADSIKYMWENCGQQVSLDDLADVAKCSKFHFVRRFRVETGWSPVRFLAAIRLARSKKLLASTSMKVSEISYAVGYLSYGTFTSRFTEAVGLSPSQYRRYIRGEHVPLRWSEQHTYCGRDSSRPLLCGKLTDPGGIMASRRYMSIYSAANPLTSAVALLNIPDRGAFSISCLPPGKWVARAIAVSTGCDDRNRRTARDVRTGICEFRLRENDRLEIGITLSEQTIRSAPFLLALPQR